One Oncorhynchus masou masou isolate Uvic2021 chromosome 18, UVic_Omas_1.1, whole genome shotgun sequence DNA window includes the following coding sequences:
- the LOC135504760 gene encoding elongin-B-like — protein MDVFLMIRRQKTTIFTDAKESTTVYELKRIVEGILKREPEEQRLFKDDQLLEDSETLGDCGFTNQTARPQAPGTVGLAFRMGDEMFEQLQVGAFSSPPELPDVMKPQDSGSTANEQTVQ, from the exons GATGTGTTCCTTATGATCCGGCGTCAGAAGACCACCATTTTCACAGACGCCAAAGAGTCCACCACCGTCTACGAGCTGAAGCGCATTGTAGAGGGAATTCTCAAGAGAGAACCTGAGGAACAGAGGCTCTTCAAG GATGACCAATTGCTCGAAGACAGTGAAACTCTTGGCGATTGCGGCTTCACCAACCAGACTGCAAGACCTCAGGCCCCAGGCACTGTTGGACTGGCTTTCCGAATGGGTG ATGAGATGTTTGAGCAGCTGCAGGTGGGGGCATTCTCCAGCCCTCCAGAGCTCCCTGACGTCATGAAGCCCCAAGACTCTGGCAGCACTGCCAACGAACAGACTGTGCAGTGA